A segment of the Oncorhynchus tshawytscha isolate Ot180627B linkage group LG06, Otsh_v2.0, whole genome shotgun sequence genome:
acatggctggttggtactaaccctaacccatctacatggctggttggtactaaccctaacccatctacatggctggttggtactaaccctaacccatctacatgGCTGGTTGGTACTAACCCCCTAACCCATCTACATGGCTGGTTGGTACTAACCATAACCTAACCCATCTACATGGCAGGTTGgtactaaccataaccctaacccatctacatggctggttggtactaaccctaaccctgggctggttggtactaaccctaacccatctacatggctggttggtactaaccctaacccatctacatggctggttggtactaaccctaacccatctacatggctggttggtactaaccctaacccatctacatggctggttggtactaaccctaacccatatacatggctggttggtactaaccctaacccatctacatggctggttggtactaaccctaacccatctacatgGCTGGTTGTAACTCGTCAAGAGAAGATGAAGAAAACAGTAACATTGTAGTCTGGATGTCAACCTCAGCATGTTGGAGGGAAACCAATTTTATTCAGATCAATTCATTACAGTAGATTATTGATTTATGATTGATATAATTGTCAACTATTATTTACAAAAACATCTTAAATTCAGTGAACATATACTTTTATATATAACAATAAACTATTTTTTCTTGCAATTACTGTATATCAAGTGTTTAATTTCTACATTCAATTTACATTATTAAAAAAAATTGTCAGAAAGAGTTGCATACAGGCTTTATAGCGTCAGGGAGGATGAGGTGAGGCTGGAGCAGGTTTTAAAGAGTCAGGGAGGATGGCATGATACTGGAGCAGGTTTTATAGAGTCAGTGAGGATGGAGTGAGGCTGGAGCAGGTTTTATAGAGTCAGGGAGGATGGGTTGAGGCTGGAGCAGGTTTTATGCCTCTCTATTTTCAAGAGAGGCAGAACCATCCATAAACCTTCCAGAATAGaatacccctcccctcccctcccctctccttccttccacctCCCCTCgcctcagagagaggagaagagatacgAGGTTCGGAGTACGGATCATTCCTCCAGTAAACCTCCCATCCCCTCGCCTCAGACATACTCTCGAGGTTTCCTGGAGGAATGATCCATACTCTGGACCTCGTAtcgcctctcctctcttctcccctcccctcgccTCAGACATACTCTGGAGGTTTCCTGGAGGAATGATCTGTACTCCGGACCTCGTATCTCTTCGGCGATTGTGCCTGGGGTGCTCCGTCTGCCTGGGGTCCCCTGGAATGGTCAGCCTGGGGTGCTCCGTAATAGTCTGCCTGGGGTCCCCTGGAATGGTCTGCCAGAGGCCCCAGACAGGATGCAAACAGGAGTAATCCAGCCACCAGCAGGAGGAACCCCCCCACCCAGCCGCAGAACAGGGCATCACCAAACTCCCAGCGAGGCACCACCTCCGGCACCGACTCATCAAAATAACGCATTACCGTCAAGTGGGCGACATAGGAAACAGGGACCAGAGAAAGCACCCCAGCTACCATCCCCAGCACCCCTCCTGCCACCTTCATAATCCTCTTGGCCCTGCAGCCCTCCAGCCCCTGGCTGAAGCTGTTGACCAGGTGAAGACCAGGGATAGCCAGCAGCAGGCCCAGCAGGCCCACAGCCAGGGAGATACACATGAAGACACGGGCCACCTTGATGTCCTGAGGCAGGCCCAGCAGGCTGTCGTAGGGTCGACACTCCATCCCCCCCATGTCCTGGACCACGCAGGTCTCCCAGAGACCCAGCTCATAGCTCTCTGTGAGCAAGAGGTCTGTGGACAGGGTCAGCCACTGTGGCATCAGGGTGGTGGCCAGAGCACACAGCCAGGCTGCCATGTACACTACCATCCCCAGCAGCT
Coding sequences within it:
- the LOC112251947 gene encoding putative claudin-24, giving the protein MDLCASTLELLGMVVYMAAWLCALATTLMPQWLTLSTDLLLTESYELGLWETCVVQDMGGMECRPYDSLLGLPQDIKVARVFMCISLAVGLLGLLLAIPGLHLVNSFSQGLEGCRAKRIMKVAGGVLGMVAGVLSLVPVSYVAHLTVMRYFDESVPEVVPRWEFGDALFCGWVGGFLLLVAGLLLFASCLGPLADHSRGPQADYYGAPQADHSRGPQADGAPQAQSPKRYEVRSTDHSSRKPPEYV